A single region of the uncultured Draconibacterium sp. genome encodes:
- a CDS encoding elongation factor G encodes MKVYKTDEVRNIALIGNAGSGKTTLAEAMLFEGGIIKRKGDVGSKNTVSDYNPIEQDYGNSVFSTLMHTEYNGKKINIMDTPGMDDLCGGVVSSLSVTALGVLTVNASNGIEAGTEAAARHADNAHTPLVVVFNQLDHENSNYDSTLDQCKTTFGNKTTIVQYPVDAGTGFSAIIDVLKMKMYTYKDDSGKPEISDIPESEMEKAEELHNELVEKAAENEEALMELYFEKGTLTEDEMRKGIKLGMLELTLFPVFCTCAKKSIGVGRLMEFITNIAPAPKEKKMGKIIAGKEVTMDASQPPSLFVFKTAVEPHVGEITYFKVMSGVVKEGLDLINSKNGNKERLSQVFVPDGKSREKVDELHAGDLGCTVKLKETRFNQTLSAKEIGTAFAPIEFPTPRHSVAAKAVNDSDDEKVGEILSKIKYEDPTYVIEYSKELKQQLIHGQGEYHLNVLKWYFDHVHKVEVEYLKPKIPYRETITKPAQADYRHKKQSGGAGQFGEVHMIIEPYEEGAAPKTMFKFGDKEQKISVRAVEEHKLDWGGKLVFVNSIVGGSIDARFLPAILKGIMEKIEEGPLTGSYARDIIVYVYDGKMHPVDSNEISFKLAGRNAFSMAFKNAGPKILEPILNLEVWVPSDRMGDAMSDLQGRRAMIMGMGSEKGMEKITAKVPQKEMFKYTTSLSSITGGRGVFKMSFDGYEKVPTDVQEELLKAYEAEQEEE; translated from the coding sequence ATGAAAGTTTACAAAACCGATGAAGTTCGGAACATTGCTCTAATTGGTAATGCCGGCAGTGGGAAAACCACCCTTGCAGAAGCTATGCTGTTCGAGGGTGGAATTATAAAACGTAAAGGTGATGTTGGTTCAAAAAATACCGTATCCGACTACAACCCAATAGAGCAGGATTATGGCAATTCTGTTTTTTCTACCCTGATGCATACCGAATACAACGGAAAAAAAATAAATATAATGGACACCCCGGGGATGGACGATCTTTGCGGAGGTGTTGTTTCGTCGTTAAGTGTTACGGCACTTGGGGTGTTAACGGTTAACGCATCAAACGGCATTGAAGCCGGCACCGAAGCCGCAGCCCGCCATGCCGATAACGCACACACGCCACTTGTTGTGGTTTTTAATCAGCTCGATCACGAAAACTCGAATTACGATAGCACACTTGATCAGTGCAAAACTACTTTTGGTAATAAAACTACCATAGTACAATACCCTGTTGATGCAGGCACAGGCTTTTCGGCTATTATCGATGTACTTAAAATGAAAATGTACACCTACAAAGACGATAGCGGCAAACCTGAAATTTCAGACATTCCTGAATCGGAAATGGAGAAAGCAGAAGAACTGCACAACGAACTGGTTGAAAAAGCCGCCGAAAACGAAGAAGCTTTAATGGAGCTGTATTTCGAAAAAGGAACACTTACCGAAGACGAAATGCGCAAAGGTATTAAGCTGGGAATGCTCGAGCTCACCCTGTTTCCTGTTTTCTGTACCTGTGCAAAGAAAAGCATTGGCGTTGGCCGATTAATGGAGTTTATTACCAACATTGCACCGGCACCTAAGGAAAAGAAAATGGGTAAAATTATTGCCGGAAAAGAAGTTACAATGGATGCTTCGCAACCGCCAAGCCTATTTGTTTTTAAAACTGCTGTTGAGCCACACGTTGGCGAGATTACCTATTTCAAAGTAATGTCGGGGGTTGTAAAAGAGGGCTTAGACCTCATCAACTCGAAAAACGGAAATAAAGAGCGCTTATCGCAGGTGTTTGTACCCGATGGTAAAAGCCGCGAGAAAGTTGACGAGCTTCATGCAGGCGACCTGGGTTGTACCGTTAAACTCAAAGAAACAAGGTTTAACCAAACACTGTCAGCCAAAGAAATTGGAACTGCATTTGCCCCGATAGAATTCCCTACGCCGCGCCATTCAGTAGCAGCCAAGGCTGTTAACGATTCCGACGACGAGAAAGTAGGCGAAATCTTAAGTAAAATCAAATACGAAGATCCAACTTATGTAATTGAGTACTCGAAAGAATTAAAACAACAATTGATACACGGACAGGGCGAATACCACCTAAACGTATTAAAATGGTATTTCGACCACGTTCACAAAGTAGAAGTGGAATACCTGAAGCCAAAAATTCCATACCGCGAAACCATTACGAAACCTGCCCAGGCCGATTACCGCCACAAAAAACAATCGGGTGGTGCCGGACAGTTTGGCGAGGTACACATGATTATTGAACCTTACGAAGAAGGTGCCGCGCCTAAAACCATGTTTAAATTTGGCGATAAGGAGCAGAAAATTTCGGTTCGTGCGGTTGAAGAGCACAAATTGGACTGGGGTGGGAAACTGGTATTTGTGAACAGTATTGTTGGGGGATCGATCGACGCCCGTTTTTTACCGGCTATTCTGAAAGGAATTATGGAGAAAATTGAGGAAGGTCCGCTTACCGGTTCGTATGCCCGCGATATTATTGTTTATGTTTACGACGGTAAAATGCACCCGGTTGACTCAAACGAAATTTCGTTTAAACTGGCCGGACGTAATGCCTTTAGCATGGCCTTTAAAAATGCCGGTCCTAAAATTCTTGAGCCAATTTTAAATCTCGAAGTTTGGGTACCGTCAGACCGCATGGGTGATGCCATGAGTGACCTGCAGGGACGCCGTGCCATGATCATGGGTATGGGCTCGGAAAAAGGTATGGAGAAAATTACAGCCAAAGTACCGCAAAAAGAAATGTTCAAATACACCACTTCTCTGAGTTCGATTACCGGTGGTAGAGGCGTGTTTAAAATGAGTTTCGACGGATACGAAAAAGTTCCTACAGACGTACAGGAAGAACTGCTGAAAGCTTACGAAGCCGAGCAGGAAGAAGAATAG
- the hemL gene encoding glutamate-1-semialdehyde 2,1-aminomutase, translating into MQFSKSIEAFKQAQQSIPGGVNSPVRAFKSVNLNPVFITSANGSTVVDLDGNQYTDFVSSWGPLIFGHAHPEIVSAINDAAQKGTSYGAPTLYETEMAELIVEMVPSIEKVRMVNSGTEATMSAIRLARGYTGREKIVKFVGNYHGHGDSFLIKAGSGAITLGLPDSPGVTAGNAKDTLLANYNDLASVEKLFEEEKENIAAIIVEPVAGNMGVVLPEKGFLEGLREIATKNGALLIFDEVITGFRLAKGGAQEYFNVMPDITTLGKIIGGGLPVGAYGGKKEIMDQLAPNGPIYQAGTLSGNPLAMAAGSTMLKLILNTADFYPELERKAKKLEEGIRNNLKETGINAVLNRVGSMMTLFFTNEEKVSSYDEAMSADTIRYAEYFKLSLESGMYIAPSQFECLFVSYAHTDEDINNIISANLNALKQLA; encoded by the coding sequence ATGCAGTTTTCAAAAAGTATAGAAGCATTCAAACAAGCTCAGCAAAGTATTCCGGGAGGTGTGAATTCACCGGTTAGGGCTTTTAAAAGTGTAAACTTAAATCCGGTATTTATCACCAGTGCCAATGGCTCAACAGTTGTTGATCTCGACGGGAATCAATACACTGATTTTGTATCGTCGTGGGGACCGCTGATTTTTGGTCATGCCCACCCTGAAATTGTGTCGGCTATTAACGACGCCGCACAAAAAGGCACGAGCTACGGTGCTCCTACTTTATACGAAACCGAAATGGCAGAGCTGATCGTTGAGATGGTGCCATCGATAGAAAAAGTGCGTATGGTGAACTCGGGAACTGAAGCCACAATGAGCGCCATTCGTTTGGCACGTGGTTACACAGGCCGCGAGAAAATTGTAAAGTTTGTTGGAAATTACCACGGACACGGCGACAGTTTCCTCATCAAAGCGGGTTCCGGAGCTATAACTTTAGGTTTGCCTGATAGTCCGGGTGTAACTGCCGGAAATGCAAAAGATACTTTGCTGGCCAATTATAACGATCTGGCTTCGGTGGAAAAACTTTTTGAAGAAGAAAAAGAAAATATAGCAGCAATAATTGTTGAGCCGGTTGCCGGAAACATGGGTGTTGTTCTTCCTGAAAAAGGATTTTTGGAAGGCCTGCGCGAAATTGCTACAAAAAATGGCGCATTGCTAATTTTTGACGAGGTGATCACCGGTTTTCGTTTGGCAAAAGGTGGTGCGCAGGAATACTTTAATGTAATGCCCGACATTACTACGCTGGGAAAAATTATTGGCGGAGGATTACCGGTTGGTGCTTACGGCGGTAAAAAAGAGATTATGGATCAGCTGGCGCCAAACGGCCCGATTTACCAGGCAGGAACGCTGTCGGGAAATCCACTGGCAATGGCAGCAGGAAGCACGATGCTGAAATTGATCCTGAACACTGCGGACTTCTACCCTGAATTGGAGCGAAAAGCGAAAAAGCTGGAAGAAGGAATTCGCAACAACCTCAAAGAAACAGGTATTAATGCGGTATTGAATCGTGTTGGCTCAATGATGACTTTGTTTTTCACCAACGAAGAGAAAGTGAGCTCCTACGACGAGGCAATGAGTGCTGATACGATACGTTACGCTGAATATTTCAAACTATCGCTGGAAAGTGGTATGTACATCGCGCCGTCGCAGTTTGAGTGTTTGTTTGTTTCGTATGCTCACACCGACGAAGACATTAACAACATCATCAGCGCCAATTTAAACGCCTTAAAACAATTAGCATAG
- a CDS encoding NAD(P)-dependent oxidoreductase has translation MADKNFLPIAIDIANQKILIVGGGKSAYSKLKILQRHNAEVEILAIDVCDEIKNSGVKYIEAPYHKKYLKDYLMLYSCSNNEELDRQIEKDCREEKVLVNIHDKPSRCQFVSPAIYRHGNISVAVSSNGENVYESIRIRNIIKDKLQLD, from the coding sequence ATGGCAGACAAAAATTTTTTACCAATTGCAATTGATATTGCCAACCAGAAAATACTGATTGTTGGTGGCGGAAAAAGTGCTTACAGCAAGCTAAAGATTTTGCAGCGCCACAATGCCGAGGTTGAAATACTGGCCATTGATGTATGCGATGAAATAAAAAACAGCGGGGTGAAATACATCGAAGCGCCGTACCACAAAAAGTATTTAAAAGACTATTTAATGCTTTATTCCTGCTCGAATAATGAAGAGCTCGACCGGCAAATTGAAAAGGACTGCCGCGAAGAAAAGGTATTAGTTAATATTCATGATAAACCATCTCGCTGTCAGTTTGTTTCTCCTGCTATCTACCGGCATGGAAATATTTCGGTGGCGGTGAGCTCGAATGGCGAGAATGTTTACGAATCGATAAGAATAAGAAATATAATAAAAGATAAGTTGCAACTAGATTGA
- a CDS encoding assimilatory sulfite reductase (NADPH) flavoprotein subunit yields the protein MSLRTNPLNDAQLSALSQLVEGLNKEQTVWLNGYFEGRLAALGGVEAPGVGTITASAAVAPPPQSAIKLTILYGTETGHSQGLAEKLGEKASFKGIDAQVLSLYDYNYKKLNEEDNVAIIVSTHGEGDPPDMAEDFYKYVTGPRAPKLEGVNYSVLALGDKTYKHFCKTGEEIDEALKTQGGYRITAAVKCDVDYEQPSETWMNLFLLNLTPAETPEPVVSDPSSAPSVSTGGFGEEFSKSNPYMATVLEKVRITGNDSDKEVYHVELSLEGSGLEYEPGDSLGIFTKNPEALVEDILAFTGFDPQQKVDVGEEEMSIKEALSHHLEITLLTFDLLKKYQEKTKNAELAKLLADDEALDNYLYGHDVLDLLEDYPYEWNAHKLVEVLRPIPPRLYSISSSMESVGEEVHVTVSVVRYERKNRKRNGACSSHLADSIEIDEQIPVYIDKNPSFKLPANGSKIIMVGAGTGVAPYRAFMQHRESMGIKGESWLFFGDRRFNSDFLYQTEWQKLLKNEVLTKIDVAFSRDQEEKVYVQHKLKEQQKEVFDWLENGAHLYLCGDMKYMAKDVNKALLDIIQTQGGISEEQAEKYVKNLKREKRFQTDVY from the coding sequence ATGAGTTTAAGAACAAATCCATTAAATGATGCACAGTTGAGTGCTTTAAGCCAGTTGGTTGAAGGCTTGAACAAGGAGCAAACTGTATGGTTGAATGGTTATTTTGAAGGGCGGTTGGCTGCCCTGGGAGGCGTAGAAGCGCCAGGTGTAGGAACTATAACAGCAAGTGCCGCAGTGGCCCCGCCACCCCAAAGTGCGATTAAGCTTACCATTTTGTATGGTACCGAAACCGGACATTCTCAGGGACTGGCAGAAAAATTGGGAGAGAAAGCTTCGTTTAAAGGAATTGATGCCCAGGTTTTGAGTTTGTACGATTACAACTACAAAAAGCTGAACGAGGAAGACAATGTAGCGATAATTGTTAGTACGCACGGCGAGGGCGATCCACCGGATATGGCCGAGGATTTTTACAAATATGTAACCGGACCACGGGCTCCGAAACTGGAAGGAGTAAACTATTCGGTGTTGGCGCTTGGTGACAAAACCTACAAACATTTTTGTAAAACCGGCGAAGAAATTGATGAGGCTTTAAAAACCCAGGGAGGTTACCGTATTACCGCAGCCGTAAAATGCGATGTGGATTACGAACAGCCTTCAGAAACATGGATGAACCTCTTTTTATTGAATCTTACACCGGCCGAAACACCGGAGCCTGTTGTTTCAGATCCGTCGTCGGCACCATCAGTAAGCACTGGCGGTTTTGGAGAGGAGTTCTCGAAATCAAATCCATATATGGCAACCGTGTTGGAGAAAGTTCGGATTACCGGTAATGATTCAGATAAGGAAGTGTATCATGTTGAACTTTCGCTTGAAGGATCGGGCCTGGAATACGAACCGGGCGATTCGTTAGGGATTTTTACTAAGAACCCTGAAGCGCTGGTAGAAGATATTTTGGCTTTTACAGGTTTCGATCCGCAACAGAAAGTTGACGTTGGTGAAGAGGAGATGAGTATAAAGGAAGCTTTGTCGCACCATCTAGAAATTACATTGTTGACTTTCGACCTGCTCAAAAAATACCAGGAGAAAACAAAGAATGCCGAACTGGCCAAATTACTCGCCGACGATGAGGCGCTCGACAATTATTTGTATGGCCACGATGTGCTCGATTTGTTGGAAGATTACCCGTACGAGTGGAATGCACACAAACTGGTAGAAGTGCTTCGTCCGATTCCTCCGCGTTTGTATTCTATTTCGTCAAGCATGGAAAGTGTGGGTGAAGAAGTTCACGTAACCGTTTCGGTTGTTCGCTACGAGCGTAAAAACCGCAAACGCAACGGAGCATGTTCGTCACACCTGGCCGATAGCATTGAGATCGATGAGCAAATACCGGTTTATATCGACAAAAATCCGTCGTTTAAATTGCCGGCCAACGGATCAAAAATCATTATGGTTGGTGCCGGAACCGGTGTAGCACCGTATCGTGCATTTATGCAGCATCGCGAGAGTATGGGCATTAAAGGCGAGTCGTGGTTATTTTTTGGCGACCGTCGTTTTAATTCCGATTTCCTTTACCAAACCGAGTGGCAAAAGCTATTAAAGAATGAAGTGCTAACCAAAATAGATGTGGCTTTTAGTCGCGATCAGGAAGAAAAAGTATACGTGCAGCACAAGTTAAAAGAGCAGCAGAAAGAGGTGTTCGACTGGCTGGAGAACGGTGCGCATTTGTACCTGTGTGGCGACATGAAATACATGGCCAAAGATGTAAATAAGGCTTTGCTTGATATCATTCAGACTCAGGGTGGAATCAGCGAAGAACAAGCCGAAAAATATGTGAAAAATTTGAAACGTGAAAAACGTTTCCAGACCGATGTATATTAG
- the cysI gene encoding assimilatory sulfite reductase (NADPH) hemoprotein subunit, producing MSENINWQELSEVEKLKYDSSYLRGTLTESLADPITGAISDGDTQISKFHGIYQQWDRDIDKERKRQKLEPAFSFLIRLRMPGGKFTPTQWLAMDELSDKYANGTLKLTTRQTFQLHGVLKRNLKATIKEMNDHLMDTIAACGDVNRNVMSHANPAQSPFHAEVIETAKNISEHLLPKTGAYHEIWLDKKLVADSKEEVEPLYGNRYLPRKFKIGIVIPPHNDCDVFSQDLGFIALIENGKIVGYNVAVGGGLGTTFGKPETYPRTGTVIGFCTPDQIIDVAEKVVLVQRDNGNRKDRKQARLKYTIDRMGVEEFVAELTKYLGYELEPERPYNLDRYGDDFGWIKGSDKKWHLTYFVEGGRVLDRGEYKLKTALREISKVIDGDIILTGNQNLIISGVSTKVKNQVDALLKTYGVSPEDISGLRKNSIACVALPTCPLAFAEAERYLPDLVSKIEAILNEHKLGKEEIVIRMTGCPNGCGRPYLAEIGLIGKSPGYYNLYLGGSFNGSRLNTLYKQTINEEEILNELRPIIADFAANREAAEHFGDFVLRKNYVEEIKEGKDFKH from the coding sequence ATGAGTGAAAATATTAACTGGCAGGAGCTTTCAGAAGTTGAAAAGCTCAAATACGATAGTAGCTATTTACGTGGAACCTTAACAGAAAGTCTGGCCGATCCGATTACCGGGGCCATTTCGGACGGAGACACGCAAATCTCGAAATTCCATGGTATTTATCAGCAGTGGGACCGCGATATTGATAAGGAGCGAAAACGGCAAAAACTGGAGCCTGCCTTTTCTTTTTTGATCCGACTACGTATGCCCGGCGGCAAATTTACGCCGACGCAGTGGCTGGCAATGGACGAGCTGTCGGACAAATATGCCAACGGTACGTTGAAATTGACTACAAGACAAACATTTCAGTTGCACGGTGTACTGAAAAGAAACCTGAAGGCCACCATTAAAGAAATGAACGACCATTTGATGGACACCATCGCAGCTTGTGGCGACGTAAACCGTAACGTGATGAGCCATGCCAATCCGGCGCAATCGCCGTTTCATGCTGAAGTAATTGAAACAGCTAAAAATATCAGCGAGCATCTTTTGCCAAAAACAGGTGCTTATCACGAAATATGGCTGGATAAAAAACTGGTGGCCGACAGCAAAGAGGAGGTTGAGCCTTTGTACGGAAACCGTTACCTGCCGCGTAAATTTAAAATCGGGATTGTAATTCCACCGCATAACGATTGCGATGTTTTTTCGCAGGATCTGGGTTTTATTGCCCTTATTGAGAACGGGAAAATTGTTGGCTACAATGTTGCTGTTGGCGGTGGTTTGGGAACCACTTTTGGTAAACCTGAAACTTATCCCAGAACAGGAACTGTAATTGGTTTTTGTACACCCGATCAGATTATTGACGTAGCCGAAAAAGTAGTACTCGTACAACGCGATAACGGTAATAGAAAAGACAGGAAACAGGCTCGTTTAAAATATACCATCGACCGAATGGGAGTTGAGGAATTTGTGGCTGAACTGACAAAATATCTGGGATATGAGCTGGAGCCGGAACGCCCTTATAATTTAGACCGATACGGCGATGATTTTGGCTGGATAAAAGGTAGTGACAAAAAGTGGCACCTCACTTATTTTGTTGAAGGCGGCCGCGTACTCGACCGCGGTGAATACAAACTAAAAACTGCCCTTCGTGAGATATCAAAAGTAATCGACGGCGATATTATTCTTACCGGAAATCAGAACCTGATCATCTCGGGAGTAAGCACAAAGGTGAAAAACCAGGTTGATGCCTTGCTAAAAACCTATGGTGTATCTCCGGAAGATATTTCCGGTTTACGAAAGAATTCAATTGCTTGTGTGGCCTTACCGACATGCCCGCTGGCTTTTGCTGAAGCCGAACGTTACCTGCCTGATTTGGTATCGAAAATTGAAGCTATACTGAATGAACACAAACTGGGCAAAGAAGAAATTGTAATCCGTATGACCGGCTGTCCGAATGGTTGCGGACGACCTTACCTGGCCGAAATTGGCCTGATCGGTAAATCGCCGGGCTACTACAACTTATACCTTGGTGGAAGTTTTAACGGATCGCGTTTGAACACGCTTTACAAACAAACCATCAACGAGGAAGAGATACTGAACGAGCTGCGTCCGATTATTGCTGATTTTGCAGCAAATCGCGAGGCCGCTGAGCACTTTGGCGACTTTGTTCTCCGCAAAAATTACGTGGAGGAGATTAAAGAAGGCAAGGATTTTAAACACTAA
- a CDS encoding gliding motility-associated C-terminal domain-containing protein gives MKRSLFIVTILVFSFYALQAQISSPGANAIDVTQYPVFPETDDIFIFCSNDSSAEVGALTATTTLAGTKTWLWEKYDETSGAFDLQYQEITDAASSQINALADGCYRITITQGATTETDRAWVFNNWMYAGGDLAVSDCEHFVMNGEMKSAVLTYYDLSNNAPVFVNKDVQVEWLEDGDRIASVLNLTVYDPPAENTNYTLRFYDKFGCDAQAVVLYESIVTKASFTADPMNGEAPLEVTFSNNSENGTPGYYEWFFYRDLNAIKMDSEGTENPVDSIDFVAYDDAPVYTYENSGTYMVKLVSKRLSDTQTCADTVYMEDYIVVDTSFIAVPNVFTPNGDGVNDEFVVQFWSMQSIEISIFNRWGKRVHYWKSGDVRGFGDTYTETVWDGRIMGGRYASPGVYYYDVVGRGRDGERRKKHGFVHLFRNKD, from the coding sequence ATGAAGCGAAGTCTTTTTATTGTAACCATTCTGGTATTTTCTTTTTACGCTCTCCAGGCACAAATATCTTCGCCCGGAGCTAACGCCATCGATGTAACACAATACCCGGTATTTCCGGAAACCGACGATATTTTTATTTTCTGTAGTAACGACTCCTCGGCTGAAGTTGGTGCTTTAACCGCCACTACCACATTGGCAGGAACAAAAACCTGGTTGTGGGAGAAGTACGATGAAACAAGCGGAGCATTTGATTTACAGTACCAGGAAATTACAGACGCCGCTTCGTCGCAAATAAATGCGCTGGCTGATGGTTGTTACCGGATCACCATCACACAGGGGGCCACAACCGAGACTGACCGCGCGTGGGTTTTTAATAACTGGATGTACGCCGGCGGAGACCTTGCTGTTTCAGACTGCGAACATTTTGTAATGAATGGTGAAATGAAGTCGGCCGTGCTGACGTATTACGATTTAAGCAACAATGCACCTGTTTTTGTGAATAAAGATGTGCAGGTGGAATGGCTGGAAGATGGCGACCGGATTGCTTCGGTACTGAACTTGACGGTTTATGATCCACCAGCAGAAAATACAAACTACACCTTGCGTTTTTACGATAAATTTGGCTGCGATGCGCAGGCTGTTGTTTTATACGAATCGATTGTTACAAAAGCCAGTTTTACGGCTGATCCTATGAATGGTGAAGCACCGCTTGAAGTTACTTTTTCGAATAACTCGGAAAATGGAACACCGGGTTATTACGAGTGGTTTTTTTATCGCGATCTAAATGCCATAAAAATGGATTCGGAAGGAACAGAAAATCCGGTTGACAGTATCGATTTTGTAGCCTACGACGATGCGCCTGTTTATACCTACGAAAACTCGGGAACGTACATGGTTAAGCTGGTTTCAAAACGCCTTTCCGACACGCAGACTTGTGCCGATACTGTTTATATGGAAGATTATATAGTGGTAGACACATCGTTTATTGCCGTACCGAATGTATTTACGCCAAACGGCGACGGGGTCAATGATGAGTTTGTGGTTCAGTTCTGGTCGATGCAAAGTATCGAGATTAGTATTTTCAACCGCTGGGGAAAACGTGTGCATTACTGGAAAAGTGGCGATGTTCGTGGTTTTGGTGATACCTACACCGAAACGGTTTGGGATGGCCGGATTATGGGAGGCCGTTACGCAAGCCCGGGAGTGTATTACTACGATGTTGTAGGCCGCGGCCGTGATGGAGAAAGACGCAAAAAGCACGGATTTGTGCATTTATTCCGCAATAAGGATTAG
- the hemE gene encoding uroporphyrinogen decarboxylase → MEKGIFIKTLKGEKTERPPVWFMRQAGRVLPSYLEMRKQYSFKELMRDPELAAKVTLLPVYDLGVDAAILFSDILVIPEAMGMELTFTDSGPRFATALKDLDDPMSLINPDATKLEYIYDVIDKIQETKPKDFPLIGFCGAPFTTLCYMVQGLGTNHTFPDAVSLLYKDKKLAKQLLGAITELSIEYALNQVKHGVAAFQIFETHAGLIPADLYMELIMPFVRKISAAVMETGTPTIFLPKGLGTGLKQLQPGDADFISVDWQVPIKEAREMIPSDMGIQGNLDPRILFANQEVIEAKLQEYLSFGAEQDKWIFNVGHGFVPGIPVENAKFVVDWIKSANWNR, encoded by the coding sequence ATGGAAAAAGGAATCTTTATAAAAACACTGAAAGGCGAGAAAACGGAACGGCCGCCGGTGTGGTTTATGCGTCAGGCGGGAAGAGTTTTGCCGTCGTATCTTGAAATGCGCAAACAGTATAGTTTTAAAGAGTTAATGCGCGATCCGGAACTGGCAGCCAAAGTTACACTTCTGCCTGTTTACGATTTGGGCGTTGACGCAGCTATTCTTTTTTCCGATATCCTTGTAATTCCCGAGGCAATGGGAATGGAATTAACTTTCACCGATTCGGGTCCACGATTCGCAACGGCATTAAAGGATCTGGACGACCCAATGTCACTAATCAATCCGGACGCTACAAAACTGGAATACATTTACGATGTAATCGATAAAATTCAGGAAACCAAACCAAAGGATTTCCCATTGATCGGTTTCTGCGGAGCTCCGTTTACCACACTGTGTTACATGGTGCAGGGATTGGGAACAAATCATACTTTCCCCGATGCGGTTTCGCTGTTGTATAAAGATAAAAAACTGGCCAAACAACTGCTGGGAGCCATTACCGAGTTATCGATTGAGTATGCGCTGAACCAGGTAAAACATGGTGTCGCAGCTTTTCAGATCTTTGAGACGCACGCCGGACTTATCCCTGCTGATTTGTACATGGAATTGATTATGCCGTTTGTACGAAAAATATCGGCAGCAGTAATGGAAACAGGCACGCCAACTATTTTCTTACCAAAAGGTTTGGGAACAGGTTTAAAACAGTTGCAACCCGGCGATGCCGACTTTATCAGTGTCGACTGGCAGGTGCCCATAAAAGAAGCACGCGAAATGATACCGTCAGACATGGGAATCCAGGGAAATCTTGACCCACGGATTTTATTTGCCAACCAGGAAGTAATTGAAGCTAAATTGCAGGAATACCTTTCGTTTGGAGCTGAACAAGACAAATGGATTTTTAATGTTGGACACGGATTTGTTCCCGGCATTCCGGTTGAAAATGCTAAATTCGTTGTCGACTGGATCAAAAGTGCAAACTGGAACAGATAA
- a CDS encoding DUF2061 domain-containing protein, with amino-acid sequence MAKEKGNIVERKRRSIVKTISWRTIGTIDTILISWLVVGDINFAVTIGGVELFTKMTLYFFHERAWNKISFGRVKHTPIEYEI; translated from the coding sequence ATGGCAAAAGAAAAAGGAAATATTGTTGAACGGAAAAGACGGAGTATTGTAAAAACAATTTCGTGGCGCACCATTGGTACCATCGATACCATTCTGATCTCGTGGTTAGTGGTGGGGGATATAAATTTTGCGGTTACCATTGGCGGCGTCGAGCTTTTTACCAAAATGACTTTATACTTTTTTCATGAGCGCGCCTGGAACAAAATCAGCTTCGGAAGGGTTAAACATACACCAATTGAATACGAAATATAA
- the cobA gene encoding uroporphyrinogen-III C-methyltransferase, with translation MEQLGKVYIVGAGPGPADLLTVKAHNCIKDADVILYDALISRDVRALFPENAELIFVGKRAGDGVDVTERQNSIHQKIEKHAKLGKVVVRVKSGDPMIFSRGAEETSFLEEKNIPFEVVPGISAFNAASAEFGVPLTDRRGSNSLHLLSGRDVAGKLLSVKQLVSILENRGTAVIYMGTKVLEEIYEALDTVHRECIHTTIVSRSGRWDAQKFKGTLKEMVALNSETPVKTPALIYLRMEC, from the coding sequence ATGGAACAGTTGGGGAAAGTATATATAGTAGGAGCGGGCCCCGGACCGGCAGATTTACTCACCGTAAAAGCGCATAATTGTATTAAAGATGCAGATGTGATTTTGTACGATGCGTTGATATCGCGCGATGTTCGGGCGCTTTTTCCTGAAAATGCAGAACTGATTTTTGTGGGTAAACGTGCCGGCGATGGGGTAGATGTTACTGAACGGCAAAACTCCATCCACCAAAAAATTGAAAAGCATGCCAAGCTGGGTAAAGTGGTAGTGCGGGTGAAATCTGGCGATCCGATGATCTTTAGCCGCGGTGCCGAAGAAACTTCGTTCCTGGAGGAAAAGAATATTCCTTTTGAAGTGGTGCCGGGAATTTCTGCGTTTAATGCGGCATCGGCAGAATTTGGTGTTCCGTTAACCGACCGACGGGGAAGCAACTCATTGCACCTTCTATCCGGGCGCGATGTGGCCGGGAAGTTGCTCAGCGTAAAACAGTTGGTAAGTATTCTGGAGAACCGGGGAACTGCCGTAATTTACATGGGTACAAAAGTGCTGGAGGAAATTTACGAGGCGCTGGATACCGTTCATCGCGAGTGTATCCATACTACCATTGTCTCACGCTCTGGCCGTTGGGATGCCCAAAAATTTAAAGGAACATTGAAAGAGATGGTTGCGTTGAATAGTGAGACGCCTGTAAAAACCCCGGCTTTGATTTATCTACGAATGGAATGTTAG